The following proteins are co-located in the Doryrhamphus excisus isolate RoL2022-K1 chromosome 15, RoL_Dexc_1.0, whole genome shotgun sequence genome:
- the socs1a gene encoding suppressor of cytokine signaling 1a, whose amino-acid sequence MVANSAVEDKHHLSTSSASPDPDQLQHRDDAPNPKQKSASVAPKYSTHFPTFNCKEDCSVITDTASQLELSGFYWGPLGVEEAHRMLRDAPLGSFLIRDSRQKDVFFTLSYHAKSGPVSVRIDYKRHNFSLAGNERTFSTLFALLEYYINCPKRSLKTPYRKWKPTLQELCRRRVMEICDGATQVSELPLTKVVQDFLMEFPYQL is encoded by the coding sequence ATGGTAGCCAACAGCGCGGTAGAGGACAAGCATCACTTGTCAACATCCTCAGCGTCACCTGATCCGGATCAGCTTCAGCACCGGGACGACGCTCCGAACCCCAAGCAGAAGTCTGCGTCCGTGGCCCCCAAGTACAGCACCCACTTCCCCACGTTCAATTGCAAGGAGGACTGCAGCGTCATCACGGACACTGCGTCCCAGCTGGAGCTCAGCGGTTTCTACTGGGGTCCTCTTGGAGTTGAGGAAGCCCACCGCATGCTTAGGGACGCCCCCCTGGGAAGCTTCCTCATCCGGGACAGCCGACAAAAGGACGTGTTTTTCACGTTGTCCTATCACGCCAAAAGCGGCCCGGTTAGCGTACGCATAGACTACAAACGACATAATTTCTCATTAGCGGGAAACGAGCGAACTTTCTCCACACTCTTCGCCCTCTTGGAGTACTACATCAACTGCCCCAAAAGGAGCTTGAAGACCCCGTACAGGAAATGGAAACCGACGCTACAAGAACTCTGCAGGAGACGCGTCATGGAGATCTGCGACGGAGCGACGCAAGTCTCGGAGTTGCCGCTAACCAAAGTGGTCCAAGATTTCCTTATGGAATTTCCTTACCAGTTATGA